The sequence TAATCAGTCTGCCCAGGGGATAATTGCCAGACGATAACAGTGCTAAATTCACTGAATAAATTCTGCCCTGTGAACAATTCATCTAACTCTAGTGGTCACTCATTAGTAAACATTTTGAGCAATTATCTCTCAATAACCATGCTCTTCTCTTTGCTCTCTTTAGAGGAACCTTTCTagtaacctattttttttttttttctgtctcctgggGAACGGAAATGAGAAGTGAAGAGAAGGATGCTTTTGAATGTAATTACAGATTGGCACGCAGCACAAATTCCCCCAAATCTAAACATAGGCAGTAGTAAAGTTAGcaactaaaaaaggaaaaaaaagcttgctttgTATGGAAAAACAGTTCACTTACAGTATAACGTAAAAACGGTTCAAAATTAAGCAGTGGTGAAGAATGGAAATTTAAAGTAACAGCACCTTCTTAATCAGTGAGCATTTCTGAATGGAAAATTTAAATACTGCGTATTAAGAGAAATTAAGAATAAGTCACATGATAAGTCAGGAAGCATAATCactttcattctgaaaaaaatcagccttAATCATTTAACAGCATATGGTTGGGGAGGGACGTCATTTTAAGTATGttagcattttattaaaaaaataaaaataaaaatcctcttaACTGTATAGCTTAAGCCCTCTCTGGTATGTGCACATAGCTTGAACTAACGGGGCCTGATCTTGAAGCAGGCCGCAAATTGCAAATCAATGAGCTTTGGCTGCGCAGCTGCAGCCCGGAGGGACCCTGAGCCTCAGGGCCTGGGCCGTGCCAGCCCTCCATGCTGTCCTTTACCAGGCAGTGGGCAGAATCCTTTGCATGAGCCCTTCtggaggcagagagcagggcaCCTGTGTGGGCAGGTTCAGGTTTCTGTCCTAAAAGGGTGTGCGAGCAccactgaagagaaaaacagatacGAGCAAACTCTCGTGCTGTGTATACCGATGCTATGCTTCCTTTCCATTCAGTAACTCCCTCCATTAAACCTTTTACCATATATGCACTACTTTATAGGGCTtatatttttaaccatttttcaTGGCGTTTGCCATGTCCCTGCTAGAGGGTTCTCTCGGCGTCCCAGCCCTTTTCCTGGAAGGGACTTCTGCCtagcagcaaagcagagaagtgGCCTCTCCAAGGCTGTTGGAAGGGGAGATGAGGAAAACCAATCAAAGGGGGCCAAAGTAATCCCTCGTCTCCTTTTCCAGCCTCTTTCTGCCATGATAACAATCCAGcctgttgctgttgctgtttgtaTGAGCACTGAAGTGATGAAGGCATTGCCACTGTTGTGCTGTGGGTCTTTCCACAGGAgtcaggcaggaggagcaggatgattagaaatgaaaaaaagaccCTTGCAAATCAGTTGTGGCAGATGAGAAGTCAGGACAAAGGGATAAACGGAGTGTAATTATGGAAGTGATATTACCCCGAACATGCAGGGATGTCTCCTCTTATAATTTCAGTTAGATGAACAGCATGTATTTCTAAGAGCTTGAATGAGGTCGTTAACTCAGACCAGAAAGGAAAGACTGCTAAATCCCTAAGcaaaacatggagaaaatgaaatacagcagaatTTTGTCTCGGAAAACCTGAAGAATGTATTTTATCGTAGCACAGAACCTTTTGGAAATATAAAGATCCTGTTATAAAGTGAATGTGTAATCATCATAAGCCCGATCCAGAGATCGCAGTTCAGTACTAGCCCAGGCCAAAACCCAATTTCAAAATGAGCTGGTCTGAGCATAATTAACCTTGCAAAGATTGCAGCATTCATATCGTTTGTGCTGGATGATCACAACACACCAATTGTGAATGtggagaaaattcagaaaagctcatttttttcctaatataaaaAGCATGCTTTTTATCCCCCAGCCTTGCACCATTCCAGTTTCCTTCTAAAAAGGATCTGAAAAaggaatgattttttaaattgtttttaaaacctctTATTAGTTATGTCGGTTTGAGGACTCAGTATTTTGTGTCATGCAGGAATATTAGTCTCATATAAGCTTCCTGCATCTTGTTTAGAAGCTGAATTGACCATTTGTGTGTGAAAATGTAGCTAACATTAATATCCAGTACAACAACAACCTACAGGGAAGCTGTTATAGCTGCATAAGGACGGGTCATATGCTACCTTGCTCTAACTCACTTTTCTCCAGTGAAAAAAAGCAACGCAGATGTACTCCTGTACTTTTGCTTTCTCATATCTTTagtaatgaggaaaaaatcaaCTTCCACACATACAGGAGCATATGAAAAAACAATTATCAGAGTTCTTGAGATCTTGTTTCTTTCATGTAATATCTGTCAAAAAGAGTGGTTGCATGGGTACACTTCCGGGCCAGTGCATAAAGTAATATGAATATTTACTGTTGGAGATATGTCACTTCATAACTATTTTCAGTTCCCACTGGAATGGAAATAACAGAATGTGAAATGCCATGCATTAACACTTAACAGCTTTAAGTATTCTGTAACACAGAGCTGCCCAGCTTTTCTGGTCTAAGGGCCACACAGCTTCTTCCCCAGTCAGGCCAGGGCTGCACACCCCAGCTGCTCTCTTCAGAGCACACAATGGAGCCCAGTTTTCCATGTCCATGTCCCAGCACTGCTGATCTGCTCATTCACAGGATCCCTCCTAGCACCAGAACTGCTGTCTGTGTCCAGCCTAGTACCTCAGGAACATGGTATAAGTTTGTGAGACAGGGTCAGGGGGTTGGAGGTGCAGGCTGTATCAGAAGTCCTCAAAGACCTTAGAAGTAACCCAGTCTGATAGAGCACGGTCTCCATAACATCCCTACATAGTATGCAGCCAGCCTCCTGGACCAGGTTTCCTTCGGATTGGAAGAATGTCACTGTACACCTCCTCATGCTCTGAAACCCAGGCCAGTGAGGGATTAATGCCTATCAACTACCCTCTGCTCCAACATAGCTGGCAGCTTAGCCAGGGTTTCACTTCCAGAATGGAAAAACTGGTGTTAGCCTTCAGTCATTATTGAATGactctcatttaaaaaataccagaaaaacaGTAACTCTGCCACTCCCCACAGTACTGGTCAGTTTGCCCTGTCTTTTCTATAATCCACTTCCTTTTCTAAGGTTACAGTCCCACGGGTTCACATAGCTCTCTTAGAAATTAATGGAGCTTGCTTTGGAGACAGGCATCAGCAAAGTCTGTGAGAAGCAGTTAACACAAACCATGTGTTTTCCTATCTCAGTGACAGTTAAAGCCTACCAATTTCACACTCTCGACttagagggaaaacaaaacaaaacactgcgCCTTTGGCCACAGTAATTCAGACATGTCTGTCTCTTTGACCCTGGGAATGCCACCAGGGAAAGCTGAATGTCAGTGCAGGACTTCACAGAGGGGGAAGCAACAGGTAGCTCAAAGGGCAATACAGCCTGTGTACAGAATTTAGAAACCAGGAGCGGTAAGATAGTCAGGGAAGTCATGTTAAGTGGAATTCAGAGGCAATGGGAAGCAAGGAGGAGACTTCCACAAGAGCAGTTTTCCTGTATGCTTCCTACcacttcagtttttccttcACCACTCACCCTTTTCCAGGGTTGCAAAATTCTGCTTCCCTGACAAGCAGAACTATTGCACAGAGAACCAGGTCAACAGCTGTGGGTACTTCAAGAATAATATCAGTGACAAACTGGTAATTATGAATATTGTGTCTGTCAACTAAGGTCAGATATCTGTGCATTCAAATCTGTGACTCCTGGCCTCCATcctgagaaagaacaaaagatgCCAGTGGGGACTTTTCGTTTgtcaagaaaatagaaaaggaaccctctttttaaaaaaataataccccTTCCCCACAGCAAATTCATTCTCTCTTAACTTTTTCATGCTCCAGTGATCAAATCATTAAACAGCCCTCATTATTCATTCCAACTTCTGCCAGGGATATGAGCTCTGTATCAGAGAAACACCCCCTCACCATCATAATCATCATCATGACATCTCAGCAAGTTGATACAATTATGCCAGAGAAACCATCCTCATAATTATACAGTTCTTTAGcacattttttcagtgtattcaCCATTACTATAATCACAGCGAGTACAGTGTGTTAAATTAAGAACAGGATTTACAGCTAACATCTCACAGGATGAAGAGTCTGcctgctgcagttctgcaaTTCTTTACAATAAAGCTCTGCAACCCCTCTGAAAGCTTAGGCTTATGTGTtagtatttctttgtttttgagaCAACTGACATTTacaactcattttaaaatgcacacaaaGAATGGTGTTTTACAGagggagaaaggacagacctcATTCCCACCTCATTTCCAAAGAACTCACTCCCCAACCTTAGCTATTAGGCTCAGATTTGAATGTGTATGATACACATAGTCATGGACTGTCGTCACAAActcatttctgcctttcagTTAATAGTGATCACAAAGGCAACTCTAGGAAGTGAACTCTTAGCAGCTACTGATGCTTATTTGCCATGCATTGCATAAATGCATAAATGAGCATAAAGATATGATTGCTATAACAAAAAGCTTATAATACATTACTGGCAGTGTTAAAATATGGTACTGGAAAGCAACAGACAAACAAGTAGTTTTCTAAAGAATTTTCACAAAAGCATCTGAGAAGGGGATTAGGTGAAGAAAGGTTAGAACAGAAGAATCATAAGAATGTAAAGAGCAAAACAGGAAACCTAGAGAACTCCATGTCTGCAATGACAATAAGATCTCTTTAACAGAATGCAAACTGACGTACTAACTAGCTCTTCCTGTCTATTTTCATTTACCAAATCAGGCACACCCAAGAAAACATTGCACTTTGAGATTTCCAAGGAAGGCAGTGAGTTATCAGTGGTGGAACATGCTGAAGTGTGGCTCTTCCTGAAGGTCTCCAAGGCCAACCGCAGCAGGACAAAAGTCACCATCCGCCTGTTTCAACAGCAGCGGCAGCCAAAAGGCAACTCTGAAGGAGCAGAAGATATGGAGGATGGAGGGCTGAAAGGTGAAAGGAGTGAGACTCTGATTTCAGAAAAGGCAGTGGACACTCGAAAGAGCACTTGGCACATCTTTCCTGTCTCCAGCAGTGTCCAGAGACTCCTGGACCAAGGCAAGAATTCTTTGGATGTGCGGATTGCCTGTGACCTGTGCCAAGAGACTGGGGCAAGCCTGGTGCTACTgggcaagaagaagaaaaaggaagatgacggggaggggaaagaaaaggatgcTGGAGAAGTcccaggagaagaggagaaggagcaaTCACACCGGCCCTTCCTGATGATGATTGCCCGGCACTCAGAGGACCGTCAGCACAGGCGGCGGAGACGAGGCCTGGAGTGTGATGGCAAAGTCAACATCTGCTGCAAGAAGCAGTTCTTTGTCAGCTTCAAAGACATAGGATGGAGTGACTGGATCATTGCACCTACAGGTTATCATGCCAACTACTGCGAAGGAGAGTGCCCCAGCCATATAGCAGGCACATCTGGTTCGTCATTATCTTTCCACTCCACTGTCATCAACCATTACCGCATGCGGGGCCATAGCCCCTTTGCCAACCTCAAGTCATGTTGTGTGCCCACCAAGCTGCGGCCCATGTCCATGCTCTACTATGACGATGGCCAGAACATCATCAAGAAAGATATACAGAATATGATTGTGGAGGAGTGTGGCTGTTCATAGACACATATGTGCACAAGACTCTTCTTTTTATGTTGAGAAGAGAACGTTTTAAAAGCCCAAGAAGAGGAAAGACCTGACATGGTATAAAAGCCTTTTTGAACGAAACaatcatctgaaataaaaacaagaacaagcaaatgaaaacaaacaaacaaacaaaaaaaaaaaccaacaaaaaaaacacaactacacacacaaaaaaagaggggaaagtaaaaataataaatagaaaaagacaTATTGAGGATCAGAAAAGACTACAGctataaagaggaagaaagcttCATGATCCCAGGCTTGAATGAGATACGTTTGAATGACGGTATGGGTTGGggatttccccttcctttcagtATGCTCCTTATCTTATTAGATAGTATGTTAAGCATTAGCTATTACTAGGGGAATTATGTTCCCTCCCCTAGCTACCCATCAGTTCAAGCCATGGTAGCAGCTCATCTAACCTGCAGCAGTTTGGACAAAGTCCAAAATGTCATTGAAATTCTTTGAAAAGCCATGTGTATGAACACTACATTCACTGGCACTTTCCCCCAAAATTTACCAACGAACTGAGTAGGTGTGTAGTGTTTGTGTGGATATATATGTGgctatgtatttatatacataccTTTATACATACAGACACTACACACTTACATATACTTACATTGGTAAAGAGACAATATTGTGCAGGTGTATACACCTTCATCTTCTGCActacatttacaaaaaaaaaaaaaaagaaaaaagaaaagaaaaatgaagaaaaatgattaaaaagagtgaatgaaagaataaaagttaCATATTGTAAAGGTGCTTACAACGTTAGAACTATGCAACCTAGTTGGTTTGAAACTGTTTAcctgcaagagaaagaaaaaaaaaaaagaaaaaaaaaaagaaagactttttttttaaatggaagtaacttgtttaaaaaaaaatcttcagtgagAGATACTTGAAAGGAATATGTTTGTCCAGATACTGGAGCCAAACATTTctatattttgtaaaaaaaatttttaatcGTTTACTATTTGCACTACAATGGTGTCTGACCTGTCTAATCCTTATTTAACAAACATTTGCAAGGGAGGGTGGTTGGGTGTGGGAGGGGTTGAGAGCTGCACTTATTGTGAGCTATACAAGAACTGCTACAGCACACaaaatagctatttttatttttattattattattattattttgtaccTTAAACTGAATAGACACATACACCAAAGACACTTGTGCGAGCCTCTAAAAAGTCTGTTTGTGGTTGGTACCATTCACCTGTAATAAGTTATGGTTTGAATTAAGGGTCAGTGGGTTGATTACATTCAGGCTAGTATATCTGCTAACCAGTTAAATTCAAATTCTGCCCTAAACAGAAAATTGTAATTTGAAGAAAGCCCTCAAAAGCCCTGGGATGTGTATCCAAGTTGTTTGAATCCAAGGTCCATAACTGTACTTGTTTTGCATATGCAACACAAGACTTATCCCTGATGCACAGCAACTGTGCATCATTGGGAAACAACTTTATACAAGggacatacatatatatatgtatatatat comes from Aythya fuligula isolate bAytFul2 chromosome 2, bAytFul2.pri, whole genome shotgun sequence and encodes:
- the INHBA gene encoding inhibin beta A chain, which translates into the protein MPLLWKRGFLLVLCWIIVRSSPTPGSEGHSSVTDCPSCALATLSKDVPSSQPEMVEAVKKHILNMLHLRDRPNITQPVPKAALLNAIKKLHVGKVGEDGYVEIEDDVGRRAEMNEVVEQTSEIITFAESGTPKKTLHFEISKEGSELSVVEHAEVWLFLKVSKANRSRTKVTIRLFQQQRQPKGNSEGAEDMEDGGLKGERSETLISEKAVDTRKSTWHIFPVSSSVQRLLDQGKNSLDVRIACDLCQETGASLVLLGKKKKKEDDGEGKEKDAGEVPGEEEKEQSHRPFLMMIARHSEDRQHRRRRRGLECDGKVNICCKKQFFVSFKDIGWSDWIIAPTGYHANYCEGECPSHIAGTSGSSLSFHSTVINHYRMRGHSPFANLKSCCVPTKLRPMSMLYYDDGQNIIKKDIQNMIVEECGCS